The Acidimicrobiia bacterium genome contains a region encoding:
- a CDS encoding 2,3,4,5-tetrahydropyridine-2,6-dicarboxylate N-succinyltransferase, translating to MSDRELIEAVYADLDRLAEARQAIERTIGALDRGELRVAEKTDGEWIVHEWVKEAILLYFRIRELTTMEAGPFEYHDKIPTKKNLAAFGVRVVPPGTVRYGAFCEPGVVVMPGYVNIGARVGAGTMVDTWATVGSCAQIGRDVHLSGGVGIGGVLEPPNARPVIVEDGAFIGSRCIVTEGAIIEEGAVLGANTTITATIPIIDVTGREPVTYKGRVPARSVVVPGTRPKEFPAGVVDLQCAYIIGHRSEATDDRTSLNEALRTFGLTV from the coding sequence GTGTCTGACCGGGAACTGATAGAAGCCGTATACGCCGATCTCGACCGCCTCGCCGAGGCGCGCCAGGCAATCGAGCGGACGATCGGAGCACTCGATCGCGGGGAGTTGCGCGTGGCCGAGAAGACCGACGGTGAATGGATCGTTCACGAGTGGGTCAAGGAAGCCATCCTGTTGTATTTCCGGATCCGGGAACTGACGACCATGGAGGCGGGGCCCTTCGAGTATCACGACAAGATCCCGACCAAGAAGAACCTGGCGGCTTTCGGGGTGCGTGTGGTTCCACCCGGGACCGTCCGCTACGGAGCATTCTGCGAGCCCGGCGTAGTCGTGATGCCCGGGTACGTGAACATCGGCGCCCGGGTGGGAGCCGGGACGATGGTCGACACGTGGGCAACGGTCGGCTCATGCGCCCAAATCGGCAGAGACGTGCATCTCTCCGGCGGTGTCGGCATAGGTGGCGTCCTGGAACCACCCAACGCCCGACCGGTGATCGTCGAAGACGGGGCCTTCATAGGCAGTCGATGCATCGTCACCGAGGGAGCCATCATCGAAGAGGGTGCCGTTCTCGGCGCCAATACAACGATCACGGCGACGATTCCGATCATCGATGTGACCGGCCGCGAGCCCGTGACCTACAAAGGGCGGGTGCCCGCTCGATCGGTGGTGGTGCCCGGCACGCGGCCAAAGGAGTTCCCGGCCGGGGTCGTCGATCTTCAGTGCGCCTACATCATCGGTCATCGGTCCGAGGCAACGGACGATCGGACCTCGCTGAACGAAGCTCTGCGCACCTTCGGGTTGACGGTATGA
- a CDS encoding aminotransferase class I/II-fold pyridoxal phosphate-dependent enzyme, with protein sequence MHTNPVLDRLGSYPIAELQEKARSMRAEGRPLIDFSVGDPREPTPGFIPEALKGSVPAVSQYPTTSGLPELRRAVADYVQRRFGVRVDPDRNVLPTAGSKEAIFSTPLAFVDRSAGDAVIWATPGYPIYERGALLAGARGHAVTLSGDFVLRPDQIPDPVWDSAAIVWTNYPHNPTGALASRADIEAMYQKARSTNTWFMADECYVDVYEDVLPPSVLQVADDSLEGVLSYLSLSKRSGMTGYRSAAIVGDATAIAALRALRTSTGTASPEFVQGAAIAAWADDDHVAERRGIFARKRAVLRAAFEQLGHEVVASRAGLYLWVSVGDDVAVAERLLRGGVLVSPGRAFGAGGEGFIRLALVPTLEESEHAVEVLTTCLTGN encoded by the coding sequence ATGCATACGAATCCTGTGCTCGATCGTCTCGGTTCCTACCCCATCGCGGAGCTCCAGGAGAAGGCCCGCTCGATGCGAGCCGAAGGCCGCCCTCTCATCGACTTCTCGGTCGGGGATCCCCGCGAACCGACACCCGGATTCATCCCCGAGGCTCTCAAGGGCTCCGTACCGGCCGTTTCTCAGTATCCGACCACCAGCGGACTCCCCGAACTGCGCCGGGCCGTTGCCGACTACGTGCAACGCAGGTTCGGGGTCCGCGTCGATCCGGATCGCAATGTTCTGCCCACGGCCGGTTCCAAGGAAGCGATCTTCTCGACTCCGCTCGCCTTCGTCGACCGGTCGGCCGGCGACGCGGTGATCTGGGCAACGCCGGGCTATCCGATCTACGAGCGCGGGGCCCTCCTCGCCGGAGCCAGAGGCCACGCCGTGACCCTCTCGGGCGATTTCGTTCTGCGCCCTGATCAGATTCCCGACCCGGTGTGGGATAGCGCCGCCATCGTTTGGACCAACTACCCCCACAATCCCACCGGCGCGCTGGCATCGCGCGCCGATATCGAGGCGATGTATCAGAAAGCGCGCAGCACGAACACCTGGTTCATGGCAGACGAGTGTTATGTGGATGTCTACGAGGACGTCCTTCCACCATCGGTTCTGCAGGTTGCAGACGACAGCCTTGAAGGTGTCCTCTCGTATCTGAGCCTCTCCAAACGATCGGGAATGACCGGCTACCGGTCGGCCGCGATCGTGGGAGATGCAACTGCGATCGCAGCTCTGCGGGCTCTGCGTACGTCTACCGGGACCGCTTCCCCCGAGTTCGTACAGGGCGCGGCGATCGCAGCCTGGGCCGACGACGATCATGTGGCCGAACGGCGGGGGATCTTCGCCCGCAAACGGGCCGTCCTGCGGGCCGCGTTCGAGCAGCTCGGTCACGAGGTGGTGGCGTCGCGCGCCGGTTTGTATCTTTGGGTGAGTGTCGGTGACGACGTGGCCGTCGCGGAACGACTGCTCCGGGGAGGGGTGCTCGTCTCGCCCGGGCGCGCATTCGGCGCTGGAGGTGAAGGTTTCATCCGGCTGGCGCTGGTTCCTACGCTCGAGGAGTCCGAACACGCGGTGGAGGTGCTGACAACGTGTCTGACCGGGAACTGA
- a CDS encoding GTPase — MPANLTPAYKSAESAYKKARDPKERLELLREMLRLIPKHKGTDHLQADIKSKIKEVTESLTGPKKGGSRGGPPTSFRPEGAGQIALVGPPNTGKSTLHARLTGSQTETGPYPFTTQFPQPGMMPHLDIAFQLIDLPPISDQHPISWIGNTLQSANGCLLVVDLGHPECVEEVLTVLEILSAKKVVLTERWPSDGGTVGDPDDPFTFHLPTLLIGTKADRSSDPEADLEVFEELTGCRFPYLAISIEREQGLDAIGSALFDRLEVVRVYSKAPGKPPDMDKPFTLRKGQTVEQLAELVHRDFATGLQFARVWGATSFDGQHVGRDHLLVDGDVIELHM; from the coding sequence ATGCCGGCCAACCTGACCCCCGCCTACAAATCGGCGGAATCCGCCTACAAGAAGGCACGTGACCCCAAGGAGCGGCTGGAGTTGCTTCGGGAGATGCTGCGCCTGATACCGAAGCACAAAGGGACCGACCATCTGCAGGCAGACATCAAATCAAAGATCAAAGAGGTCACAGAGTCGCTCACCGGACCGAAGAAAGGTGGCTCGAGAGGCGGACCCCCGACCTCGTTCAGACCGGAGGGCGCCGGACAGATAGCGCTGGTGGGACCCCCGAACACGGGCAAATCCACTCTGCATGCTCGTCTGACCGGATCGCAGACCGAGACCGGGCCGTACCCTTTCACCACGCAGTTCCCCCAGCCGGGAATGATGCCGCACCTCGACATCGCCTTCCAGCTGATTGACCTACCGCCGATATCCGACCAGCACCCCATATCCTGGATCGGCAATACCCTCCAATCGGCAAACGGGTGCCTGCTCGTGGTGGATCTGGGTCACCCCGAATGCGTGGAAGAGGTCCTCACGGTTCTCGAGATCCTCTCCGCCAAGAAGGTCGTACTGACCGAACGATGGCCGTCCGATGGAGGAACCGTCGGAGATCCGGACGATCCTTTCACCTTTCACCTGCCGACGCTCCTCATCGGCACGAAGGCGGATCGGAGCAGCGACCCGGAGGCCGACCTCGAGGTCTTCGAGGAACTGACCGGTTGCAGGTTTCCCTATCTGGCCATCTCAATAGAACGTGAGCAGGGACTAGACGCGATCGGATCCGCCCTCTTTGACCGGCTCGAGGTGGTGCGGGTGTATTCGAAAGCACCGGGCAAGCCGCCCGACATGGACAAACCGTTCACGCTCCGCAAAGGGCAGACGGTTGAGCAACTCGCCGAGCTGGTGCACCGGGACTTTGCGACGGGCCTCCAGTTTGCGCGTGTTTGGGGCGCCACCAGCTTCGACGGCCAGCACGTCGGACGCGATCACCTCCTCGTCGATGGTGACGTGATCGAACTCCACATGTAG